The sequence below is a genomic window from Methylotuvimicrobium sp. KM2.
GGCTTCGACGTGTTTATCCCGCCAATCCAACAACTGTCTTCTCAGAAATATATAATCTGCCCTATCAATTGTTGATTGTTTTTTCTGTTGGAGCATTTTTGATACTCTCTTTGGGAGTTAGCGAATAATACCGTCGGCCTAGGATTTTAAACCATTAGCTCGAACCTGCCACCAATCATAGATGTAAAAGGCAAATAATTGCCAAGTTTTGATCGGTCAGCACAACTCTTTCGAAAATATGTGTGGTTTTATCGCAACTGACAACTCAACCGACTCGATACTAAGGCTTCAATGGGAGCGAAACAATAGATTGAGCACCCGTCAGGCTTTGCGGAATGCTTTTAAAGAGATATGCCGACCGGGAGACCATCAAAAATTCAGTCAATAAAAAAGGGCCTACGCGCTAACGCAAGCCCTTGCTTTATTTACCACGGACGGGATATACGACCGATCGAGTGCCTATTCTGAGCCGATTTAGCTTGTCTAAACCGGCACATGTCCGAAATTGGAGGTTTCGCCAAGTCCAATAGTCGCAGAGATGATTGCTTTCGCCATCTTGGCGCCGTTTGCAGGCTTGCTCAGAAAATGACTCAACTCATTATCATCAATCCGGTCTATTATCCGTTTGACCTGCTCCGCTTGGAAGATTTCATTGCTGAGTAAAACGGTTCCACCTGTTTGAATCCAAAAGCCATCAAAATCGATCAGATGCCCAGCCAGAATCATTCCCTGACGAGCGGTTTTAGCCAATTGATGATCGACCAACCGATAAATCACCTTACTGAATACATCCACAACTTTTAAGGAATCGGTGCCGTTCGTTTCTTCCACCTGATAAATCGCATAATGCGCTTCGCTCATACGGCGCAGCAATTCCAATTCATATGCGTCGGCTTCTTTACTGAATAGACGCAAGAACTTCTCCGCCATATTGAAGCCGTTTGGACGATAGCCGTAAATCGCATAATCGGTAAATAAGTCCATTTCGGTTTCGTTTTGGACCATTAAGGCCTTTTGATGCCAAATCCCCAAATGCTTGCCGCAGGTTTTAATATTGTCCTTCGTGAGCTTTCTGAAAATATTGCCGTTCAAATCCATCATACGATGACGTATCTCGGGATAATCGGCTGGAGTAAACGTAAAATCGGCCATGAGCTATGTTGAATGATGATGCGAAGTTTGTTCTTAACAGGTCGTGCAGATTTTTCCGACCCGATACCGCCCCCACCGGGAGACTGTTGGAATTATGGAGTAACACTGTATTTTTTCAAAGGCACTACAAATAAAAAAGGCCTGTAGAGAAAAACTCTACAGGCCTTGATTTATTTGGCTCCCCCGGACGGGCTCGAACCGCCGACCTAGTGATTAACAGTTACTTGCTCCTAGTGTTTCCAACCCCTTGTTACTATACGGAAAAGCCATTTAAGCCATTGATTTACCTTAAAAGTTGACATTACCGCACGTTACTATAAAATTCTTGAACATACTAGATATAGTGCTTAAAACTTGACCCGGCCTTGACCCGGCCTTGACCCGGATTTAATAAGGAAGCGAAATGGCAAATAAAATAAATTTCACACAGCAGCGGATTGAAAAATTAAAGGCACCGGAAAATGGTCGTGTTGATTATCATGATACCGGATTCCCAAAGTTGATTTGTCGAGTTAGCAGCACAGGAGTTAAGACTTTTGCGGTTTTAAAATGGGACGGTCGAACATCAAAGCGCGTTACGTTGGGGCGGTTCCCTGATTTGTCGGTAGCGGATGCCAGAAAACTTGCAGGAGAAGCTCTTTCCTCCCTAGCCAATGGCATTGACCCAGTGGAAGAAAAGCGCAAGGAGAGACTGTCGGGAATGACGCTTTCGGAACTGCTTGAATCCTACTTAAAAAATAAAAACGACTTGCGGGAAGCATCAATATTGGATTACCGCAAAAAAATCAATCAAGGCTTTGCCGATTGGCTGGACAAACCTATCAACACAATAACGCGGGACATGGTTCTTGTGAAGCGCAATGGCTTTAAAGGAGCCAGAGACAACAAACTTCGAGTATTGCGTGTACTGATGAATTACGCCACCAAGACACTGAAGGCGATTGATAATAACCCGGTTGACATCCTCACTGATGGGAAGCTATGGGCAAGACCGAAACGACGAAAGCGGATGATTGGCAGCGATGATATGAAGGCATGGTACGAGGCCGTTTTGGGTTTGGATAACGAAAAGGCAAAGCTCTATTTGTTACTGTTGCTTCACACCGGATTGCGCGATCAGGATGTTAGATATTTAGAATGGCTGGACGTGGATTTTAAGAACGATTCCTTTCTTGTTCGAGACACAAAAAACCATACAGACTTCACTGCCTACATTGCGCCGCAAATCAAACCGTACTTACGAGGATTACAGGCATTAACGGGCGACAGTCGATTCGTATTTCCAGGCGAAAGTGGTGATGGCGTAATGAATCAGCCGCGCAAGCAGATCAAAAAGGTAATCGATCAATCCGGCGTCGAGTTCTCACCGCATGACCTGAAACGAACCTTTCTAACGATTGGCGAAGCGGCCATGATTCCATTCAGCTTACTCAAAGCGCTGGCGAACCACAAAACCGACAACGACGTGACCGGCGGTTACATCAATCCCGAAAGCAAGACCATGAAGGCGGCAACCTTCAAGATTGCCGATTATATTGAACAGCATGTCTTATCGAGCGATGAGAACGTTGTTACTTTAAAACGGAGTTTAACGCAGTGACATATTTCAATATTCCCCGGAGCGAGCGAACACCGGAAACAGAGATTGATTCAATATTAGCGACCGCTTCTTATTTGTATGATTGCATCAATAATGACGGCACAAAATACAGTTTCATCAATACTTTTTTTAAGGAAATGATGGAGAACGAGAATACCAGCGGCGATACCCTATCGCGATTGGTTTACAAGGTGAATCCGGTTAATGTCGATGGAATTGGAAAGGTGACTGAAATATCGGCCTTGGTGGTTTCTTGTGCGTATTGTTGCGAGGCTCAACGGGCTTTTGACGATGGGCGCATTAATGATGCGTGGACCTATATTATTGACGCGAAGGACTGGCTTAGAGTGCCGCTCTCAAGGCATGCGGGAATAACAGAATTAATAAACGAGGAGCATAAGTCGGATATATCGCGGATACGGAGGGAAAGCCGAAAAAAAGGTATTGAAAAGTACGATTATTCCGATTTTATTTTGAAGGAGTACAGAAAAAAAGCTTGGAAAAATAAGGCTCAGGCGGTCGAGGCTATTAATAAATTACTGGGTAAGTATATCGAGAATAATAACTTGCCGGTACGGGTATTACAAGTCGAATTAGAAAACGGAAATATCGCGGAAGAAAGGCAGACCGATTTCACTAAATATGTTTATGGAATTTTACCAAGCGCACAGCAAGTTAAAATTGATGCGAAGAATTTTAGAAAGAAAACCTGATAGATAAAAAACTGTTATATAAAGCAAAAAGCCGGGCATGACCCGGTTTTTTTGTGCCTGAAAAACTGCCAGTAACAAAAAACTTTTTGTTAAAGGGAATTTTTTTTAGCAGCCATTACGCAAAATGACCTCACTGTTTTTTTATTACTTGAGGATTTAAAAGATGGCTGCAACACAACAAAACCAAGATATTTCATTTCACGTTGACGCGCTTATTGATACCGATGGAGCGGCAAAACTGCTTAATATCCCGCGTGGCACTTTAATCAAATGGCGCTGTACCGGCGAAAACAATATTCCATACGTTCGTATCGGTCGATTAATTAAATACAGAACAACCGCCTTATTAGAGTATGTCGAACGACATACCCATAACGCATAAAAAAACCCCGAACACTTTGAAAAATGTCCGGGGCTTTTTAAGGTACAAATCACTACGCAAAGTGATTATATCTTATTGGACACACCCGGAAAAGGAATTTTAGTTATGAACGAAATACTATGCGAGTGCGTTGACACCAAGATCGGTAGTATCCGTGTAAAAAGCGGAAAGAAACCCGTCTTTATATTTGAGTTGGTATCTGATACCGGCGAGCTATTCATCAAGTTTTTTAACGCCAACAAGACACCCAAAGGCAATTATTCGGTTGCACGGAATAGCGACTTTGCGCGGTTATATCGGTTATCGACCGGCAATAATCCGATAAAGAAATTCAGCGAATGTCAAAAGTTAATCAAGCACATGTCTGGATATATGTTTCTTGCCTCATTCGAAGCGGCAAGAGATCGGCGCGGCAACGAGTACAACAGAGTGATCGCTTTAAAACCAGCCGAACCAATTATTTCCGGCGAATGGACGATAACCGGACACCTTATAAAAGGCGTTAGACAGCCGGGGAAAAATTGGGGACATTTTGGGGAAAATCCGGGGAAAAACTGGGGAAAAACCGGGGAAAGCAATTCGACCTCAGGCCAAGTAAATTCAGGGGCTACAGCGGTTTTCAATCCCATACAGCATCTCCCATGCCACATAGAAGCATATCAAGTAGGTTCTAGGCACAGTATTAATACTATAAAGGGGCTTAGTGTTCATTCTCCGCCGACTGATTCCGATTTGAAAGTGGTTTTTGATTCCGAATTTGAACAGAAATATTTATTTTAAGGTGGATTTTATGAATACCCATATTACGGCAGAAAAAAATACGTTAGAACAATTGATTGAGGCTCAAGGCCAGTTTATCGACCACACAAAGGAGGCGATGAACGCAGCATTCAGGATCGGGGAAATCCTTTTGAGATTGAAACAGGAAACTCCTCACGGTCAGTTTGAAAGCGTACTCAAAAACGACACGCGTGTCGCTTTTACCCTTCGCCATGCTCAACGATTTATGCGTATCGCTCAAAACAAGGCCTTGGTGCTTGAACATACCGGCGAGGAGGCCTTGAGCCTTCGGGAAATGGACAGAATTGTTGCCAAGGCCAAACCGAGGAAGGAGCCTGAGCATCTGGACGATGACGAGGAGGTTATTGATCGACTCATGATTGAGCCCCCTCAATCTCTTGGCATGGCAGGCCAGGAAGAAGCCGAGGACGCTGAATTTACCGAGATTGAACAAGACGCAAGCCCCGCACCGGCAGCGACCGCTCAGGAGCCTGAAATTGCCGAGGATTACGAGTATTCAGAACTTGACCAGCTCAACGACACGATAGCCGAGCTTGCGTCAGAAAACGAGCGATTGCAGAAGGACAACGACCACATGCGATCAATCTTTGATGACGACAACCATACGGCGGCGGCCATTAAAGAGATTGAGAAAAAGCAATCGTTAATCGATGGATTGCAAGGCACGATCAACGGATTGGTGAACGAAAACGCCGTGATGAAAAAGGAACTGAACAAGCTGGACCGGCGATGCAAAGCGTTAGATAAAAAATTGAAGGAGGCCGGACTATGAGCGGTTTAGCACT
It includes:
- a CDS encoding integrase family protein; amino-acid sequence: MANKINFTQQRIEKLKAPENGRVDYHDTGFPKLICRVSSTGVKTFAVLKWDGRTSKRVTLGRFPDLSVADARKLAGEALSSLANGIDPVEEKRKERLSGMTLSELLESYLKNKNDLREASILDYRKKINQGFADWLDKPINTITRDMVLVKRNGFKGARDNKLRVLRVLMNYATKTLKAIDNNPVDILTDGKLWARPKRRKRMIGSDDMKAWYEAVLGLDNEKAKLYLLLLLHTGLRDQDVRYLEWLDVDFKNDSFLVRDTKNHTDFTAYIAPQIKPYLRGLQALTGDSRFVFPGESGDGVMNQPRKQIKKVIDQSGVEFSPHDLKRTFLTIGEAAMIPFSLLKALANHKTDNDVTGGYINPESKTMKAATFKIADYIEQHVLSSDENVVTLKRSLTQ
- a CDS encoding helix-turn-helix domain-containing protein — translated: MAATQQNQDISFHVDALIDTDGAAKLLNIPRGTLIKWRCTGENNIPYVRIGRLIKYRTTALLEYVERHTHNA